A genomic stretch from Mycosarcoma maydis chromosome 3, whole genome shotgun sequence includes:
- a CDS encoding putative aryl-alcohol reductase, which translates to MGLFDAEKPVSKLDRHRVLAPKGGVRVSPLCFGAMSIGDKWKDMLSGGLGKQATFDLLDAFYKLGGNFIDTANVYTDGQSEEFLGEWMEIRGIRDEIVLATKAASPYKNRELGTHIGTNFVGNSTKSIFVSTRDSLKRLRTDYIDIMYIHWWDWSTSIEEMMQALNQLVVSGKVLYLGASDMPAWVVSAANTYARAHNLAQFVVYQGKWNAMERDFERDIIPMARQFGMALAPWGALGQGRFKTAEQVAEREKTQGPLREGGGALTDKEKNISAVLHKIGQEELDGLSITGVALAYLFSKYPYVFPIVGGTKISHLEDNVKAIGVVLTDEQIKKIENTVPFDIGFPLNLIQQDPHLTGETQFSLHAHGGHLDWVKHPKGPSFK; encoded by the coding sequence ATGGGCCTGTTTGACGCCGAAAAACCAGTCTCGAAGCTTGACCGTCATCGTGTCCTTGCTCCTAAGGGCGGCGTGCGAGTGTCTCCTCTCTGCTTCGGCGCCATGTCGATTGGAGACAAGTGGAAAGACATGCTCTCTGGCGGTCTGGGCAAGCAAGCTACTTTTGATCTCCTCGACGCTTTCTACAAGCTGGGTGGCAACTTCATTGACACAGCCAACGTCTACACCGATGGCCAAAGCGAGGAATTCCTTGGTGAGTGGATGGAGATCCGTGGCATTCGTGACGAGATCGTTCTTGCTACCAAAGCTGCATCACCTTACAAGAACCGCGAGCTCGGTACGCATATTGGTACCAACTTTGTTGGCAACtcgaccaagtcgatcTTTGTCTCGACACGCGACTCACTGAAGAGGCTTCGCACAGACTACATCGATATCATGTACATTCATTGGTGGGATTGGTCCACCAGCATCGAGGAGATGATGCAAGCGCTGAACCAGCTCGTGGTTTCGGGCAAGGTGCTTTACCTCGGTGCCAGTGATATGCCTGCATGGGTGGTGAGCGCGGCCAACACGTACGCTCGTGCTCACAACCTGGCTCAGTTCGTCGTCTACCAGGGGAAATGGAACGCAATGGAGCGCGATTTTGAGCGTGACATTATTCCGATGGCACGCCAGTTTGGCATGGCGCTTGCACCTTGGGGTGCACTGGGTCAGGGTCGCTTCAAGACAGCCGAACAGGTTGCTGAGCGAGAAAAGACCCAAGGTCCACTCCGCGAGGGTGGTGGAGCACTCACCGACAAGGAGAAGAACATCTCGGCTGTGCTCCACAAGATCGGACaggaagagctcgatggTCTCAGCATCACTGGCGTCGCATTGGCCTACCTCTTTTCCAAATATCCTTACGTTTTTCCGATTGTGGGTGGTACCAAGATCTCGCACCTCGAGGACAATGTCAAAGCTATCGGCGTGGTTTTGACCGACGAACAGATCAAGAAGATTGAGAATACCGTTCCTTTCGATATCGGCTTCCCGCTCAACTTAATCCAGCAGGATCCTCACCTAACCGGAGAGACCCAATTTAGTTTGCACGCACACGGCGGTCATTTGGATTGGGTCAAGCATCCCAAGGGTCCTTCTTTCAAGTAG
- a CDS encoding uncharacterized protein (related to adenosine deaminase): MSVQCGIDAHVQAVTALKAEEAAMRYDHAALSNMSSDEASANTIFTRLRDAEVQSKWTKEGDLINFAGMDFYGAIKNGLGQPSDVWTAVRRMPKGALLHCHFDGTVDTKFLLEHAKRTENMCMKADMPLSTQEALWRATVEFLVLPQTAERSKVSIWSEDYVPGEWVSFKDARISFPYPHPYQMERAASELHMPNFINPSELNGRASRDGTHTEDRLDRGQAFDAYIHALMTLTPHDSIPAITNSKQAWARFQSTFVVIAGLIGYEPTLKAYTKELLRSHAQDGISYTETRINFLNEFMVRADGTPNLAHVEWVRIFIEAVEEVKAEISEGGYIDAKIIYTTVRFIDNEKLRWYLEDCIMLKKMFPEWIVGFDLVGHEDPLLPLKVYIPELLRFQQRCKEEGLSIPFVFHAGETLEDGGDADLNLYDAILLDTKRIGHGVSLARHPLLTDLVKERDICIEVCPISNQVLGYTASICSHPSLLALLHRNVPVALSSDDPSIFENFGLSYDFYQLIISSQSTTLVSLAALARRSIKYSLVDDKTKEIMFADWDRRWKAYIAWFLEEYGRWSKQ, from the coding sequence ATGTCTGTACAATGTGGGATTGACGCCCACGTGCAGGCGGTGACCGCCCTGAAAGCGGAAGAAGCTGCTATGCGATACGACCATGCCGCCTTATCCAACATGTCTTCCGACGAAGCGAGCGCCAACACCATTTTCACACGTTTGCGTGATGCGGAAGTGCAATCAAAATGGACTAAAGAAGGAGATCTCATCAACTTCGCAGGGATGGACTTCTACGGTGCGATCAAGAACGGGCTCGGGCAGCCTTCGGATGTATGGACCGCTGTACGACGGATGCCAAAGggcgcgctgctgcattgTCATTTTGATGGGACTGTGGACACCAAGTTCTTGCTGGAGCATGCGAAAAGGACGGAAAATATGTGTATGAAAGCAGACATGCCGCTCTCGACGCAGGAGGCGCTGTGGAGGGCAACGGTGGAATTTTTGGTGCTACCACAGACTGCCGAGAGATCAAAGGTGAGCATCTGGTCAGAAGACTATGTTCCAGGGGAATGGGTCAGCTTCAAGGATGCACGGATTTCGTTTCCCTATCCTCACCCGTATCAGATGGAACGAGCAGCTTCGGAGCTTCACATGCCCAACTTCATCAACCCTTCAGAGCTAAACGGACGCGCAAGTAGAGACGGCACACACACCGAAGACCGCCTCGACAGAGGCCAAGCATTTGATGCATACATACATGCACTGATGACCTTGACACCGCACGACTCCATACCAGCGATTACTAacagcaagcaagcatgGGCAAGGTTTCAGTCCActttcgtcgtcatcgctggACTCATCGGCTACGAACCCACGCTCAAAGCTTACACCAAGGAGCTTCTCCGCTCGCATGCACAAGACGGTATCTCATACACCGAGACACGAATCAACTTTCTGAACGAGTTCATGGTCCGCGCTGATGGAACACCCAACCTGGCACACGTCGAATGGGTACGAATCTTTATCGAGGCCGTCGAAGAAGTCAAAGCCGAGATCAGCGAAGGCGGCTACATCGATGCCAAGATCATCTACACAACCGTCCGATTTATTGACAATGAGAAACTGCGGTGGTATCTCGAAGACTGCATTATGCTCAAGAAGATGTTCCCAGAGTGGATCGTTGGATTTGATCTGGTTGGTCATGAGGATCCGTTGCTGCCTCTGAAAGTGTACATTCCAGAATTGCTGCGCTTTCAACAACGCtgcaaagaagaagggcTCTCGATTCCGTTCGTTTTTCACGCAGGCGAAACACTGGAGGACGGTGGAGACGCCGATCTGAACCTCTACGACGCCATCCTGTTGGACACTAAGCGCATCGGTCATGgtgtctcgctcgcccGTCATCCGTTGTTGACCGATTTGGTGAAAGAGCGCGATATCTGCATCGAAGTCTGCCCCATCTCGAACCAGGTTCTGGGTTACACGGCTAGTATTTGCTCGCATCCAAGCTTGCTAGCGTTGCTACATAGAAATGTCCCCGTGGCACTTTCGTCGGACGACCCGAGCATTTTCGAAAATTTTGGGCTTTCGTACGATTTCTACCAGCTGATTATTAGCTCGCAGTCTACAACGCTTGTTTCGCTCGCggcgctcgctcgtcgttcCATCAAGTATTCGTTGGTTGATGATAAGACAAAGGAGATCATGTTTGCTGATTGGGATAGAAGATGGAAGGCATATATCGCTTGGTTTCTTGAAGAGTATGGGCGTTGGTCAAAGCAGTGA
- a CDS encoding effector family protein Eff1-1, which translates to MGLRLRILALLLAVSVVAAWPYPSGNHPDNADGARRGEQSPLPGFSVAHPSSPQNEFDPDLLRSLLAKIESEASSHPHVAFQGDGHYYPNVNQPSSLYQASQHGFGSLSRDKGQVGSSQARESFSDTQGLSSSAEPAFKYRKTVQRVADALRQFQANNRLEGAQALRDIIQRHPQLDTTSGSQSQGFRNNFGAAPSVPSRESQGGTIHHGPGDTKVVDIPSDRIEAQTTAEESHESQPLAGHGDGRYRSLPASRADELRKIPTTMLALPPPSRTRYIYDQVDDPAIRDNINNQVFAGKLVWIDRARIPASRIVSSRKQMFRPHRVLPMTNFPEIHLSDGKGSIKDVRFTFHGGGSYRLMSWPEGYNLVEGQNYLAFWGIPEGRQTGRPMLMQNYGYAFLPPQHRLEVNEHLWALKKEIADKASEATWMHA; encoded by the coding sequence ATGGGTTTAAGACTGAGGATCCTCGCCTTGCTCCTGGCCGTAtctgtcgttgctgcttggccatACCCGTCTGGCAATCACCCAGACAACGCGGATGgtgcgaggcgaggcgaaCAGTCACCTCTACCGGGATTTTCCGTCGCTCATCCGTCCTCGCCACAGAACGAATTTGACCCGGACCTTCTGAGATCGTTGTTGGCCAAGATTGAATCAGAAGCTTCGAGCCATCCCCACGTTGCATTCCAAGGCGACGGACACTACTATCCTAATGTGAACCAACCTTCAAGTCTTTATCAGGCGAGCCAACATGGTTTTGGATCTCTCTCTAGAGACAAAGGTCAAGTTGGCAGCAGTCAGGCTCGGGAAAGCTTTTCTGATACACAAGGTCTCTCATCAAGTGCAGAGCCAGCATTCAAATACCGGAAAACTGTACAACGTGTTGCGGACGCCCTTCGTCAGTTTCAGGCCAACAACAGGCTCGAAGGGGCACAAGCGCTCAGGGACATTATACAACGACATCCTCAATTAGACACGACATCAGGAAGCCAGTCACAGGGCTTCAGGAACAATTTCGGGGCCGCTCCTTCAGTCCCAAGCCGAGAAAGTCAGGGTGGGACCATTCACCATGGGCCTGGCGATACAAAGGTTGTCGACATTCCTTCAGACCGAATAGAGGCGCAGACAACTGCGGAGGAGTCTCATGAATCACAGCCCCTTGCAGGCCATGGGGACGGCCGCTATCGCAGCTTGCCTGCTTCCAGGGCGGACGAACTGAGAAAGATTCCGACAACGATGCTTGCGCTGCCGCCACCTTCACGCACTCGGTATATATACGACCAAGTCGACGACCCAGCGATCCGGGATAACATCAACAACCAAGTATTTGCCGGCAAGCTAGTGTGGATCGACAGAGCCCGTATTCCGGCTTCGCGAATCGTTAGTAGTCGCAAGCAGATGTTTCGCCCTCACCGTGTCCTGCCAATGACGAACTTCCCAGAGATCCATCTTTCTGATGGCAAAGGTAGTATCAAGGATGTCAGATTTACTTTTCACGGTGGCGGATCTTATCGGCTAATGTCCTGGCCAGAAGGTTATAACCTAGTTGAAGGGCAGAACTATCTCGCATTTTGGGGTATTCCAGAGGGAAGACAAACCGGGCGGCCTATGCTTATGCAGAATTACGGTTACGCCTTCCTGCCACCACAACATCGTCTCGAGGTCAACGAACACTTGTGGGCCTTGAAGAAGGAGATTGCCGACAAAGCAAGTGAAGCAACTTGGATGCATGCCTAG
- a CDS encoding uncharacterized protein (related to Graves disease carrier protein), giving the protein MATASSSDDAGAAMSISIANSSKRPIATTKTAASIPPYATLAFGALSGFASCVLLQPFDLLKTRLQQLDHRPLSPVSNKSISKPQYASRTQKLVAITKDIVHTHGYQGLWRGTAPTVIRNVPGVALYFYSVSHLRSVASQRQIPLISVAIPSDASSNTSTLAKLSTTGNLLTGAVARVTVGFILSPVTVVKARFESSNFSAATERTLLSSMREIRAQSGFRGFFQGFTATALRDAPYAGLYLALYEACKTNLAGLSRSMDGGLGTGNWMVVSASGLLAGTLATLLTHPFDIIKTRMQTTPADTLHQIALAHDPKSTLSPSVLRDSLKPSVWGMTKHLWASSGPRALLDGLGLRCARKAASSAIGWSIFERGRSWYTEREASSSAQEAGTGTRLLDHKQV; this is encoded by the coding sequence ATGGCCACCGCAAGTTcgagcgacgacgctggCGCAGCCATGAGCATAAGCATAGCAAACAGCTCAAAGCGACCCATTGCGACAACAAAGACGGCAGCGTCAATCCCGCCTTATGCCACATTGGCTTTTGGTGCGCTCTCCGGCTTCGCATCTTGCGTGTTACTGCAACCGTTCGACTTGCTCAAAACGCGTTTACAGCAATTAGACCATCGCCCACTGTCTCCCGTCTCCAACAAGTCAATATCGAAGCCACAGTATGCGTCTCGAACGCAGAAACTTGTCGCCATCACCAAGGACATTGTCCACACACATGGATATCAGGGTCTGTGGCGCGGCACCGCTCCCACTGTGATTCGCAATGTTCCTGGTGTAGCGCTGTATTTCTACTCGGTCTCGCATTTGCGGTCGGTTGCGAGTCAGCGCCAAATTCCTCTCATCTCCGTCGCCATCCCCAGCGATGCTTCATCCAACACTTCAACTCTAGCCAAGCTCTCTACAACAGGGAACCTGCTAACTGGGGCTGTAGCGCGCGTAACGGTCGGGTTCATCTTGTCGCCCGTAACTGTAGTCAAAGCTCGGTTTGAAAGCAGCAACTTCTCTGCTGCAACGGAACGTACTTTACTCTCTTCGATGCGAGAGATTCGCGCTCAAAGCGGCTTTCGAGGTTTCTTCCAAGGGTTCACAGCAACTGCGCTTCGAGATGCGCCGTACGCTGGATTGTACTTAGCTCTGTACGAAGCGTGTAAAACGAATCTTGCGGGGCTTTCGAGGAGCATGGACGGCGGACTGGGAACGGGCAACTGGATGGTGGTCAGTGCGAGTGGTCTGTTAGCGGGGACCCTGGCGACATTGTTGACTCATCCGTTTGATATCATCAAGACTAGGATGCAGACGACGCCAGCCGATACGCTGCACCAGATCGCTTTGGCCCACGATCCGAAATCTACACTTTCACCTTCAGTGCTTAGGGACAGTTTGAAACCTTCAGTGTGGGGTATGACGAAACACCTTTGGGCCAGCTCCGGTCCAAGAGCTCTGTTGGACGGGCTCGGATTAAGATGCGCAAGGAAGGCAGCCAGCTCAGCTATCGGATGGAGCATCTTTGAGCGTGGCAGGAGTTGGTATACCGAGCgcgaggcgagcagctcagcgcaagaagcggGGACAGGGACAAGATTGCTAGATCATAAGCAAGTTTAG